The proteins below come from a single Prolixibacter sp. NT017 genomic window:
- the ald gene encoding alanine dehydrogenase has translation MIIGVPKEIKNNENRVALTPAGAAELTKRGHEVYIQATAGMGSGFTDEEYVSAGAQMLPTIEDVYGKAEMIIKVKEPIEPEYELIREGQLLYTYFHFASSEALTNAMLRNKSVCLAYETVELPDRSLPLLVPMSEVAGRMSVQEGAKYLEKTYGGRGMLLGGVPGVHPAKVLIIGGGIVGTEAAKMAAGLGADVTIMDVSLKRMRYLDDIMPANVKTMMSNEFNIRKMVEDHDLIVGAVLIPGAKAPNLITRDMLKTMKPGTVLVDVAIDQGGCIETTRPTTHDDPTFVIDDVIHYSVANMPGAVPRTSTLALTNATLPHAIDLAEKGWKQACREDNSLKKGLNVVDGKVVYKGVAEAFGLTYYDVDSVL, from the coding sequence ATGATAATAGGAGTTCCAAAGGAAATTAAAAACAACGAAAACCGGGTTGCGTTAACGCCTGCCGGTGCTGCAGAGTTGACTAAGCGTGGTCACGAAGTATATATTCAGGCTACAGCAGGTATGGGAAGTGGTTTCACCGACGAGGAATATGTTTCGGCCGGTGCACAAATGCTCCCAACCATTGAGGATGTTTACGGCAAGGCCGAAATGATTATCAAGGTAAAAGAGCCGATTGAGCCTGAGTACGAATTGATTCGCGAAGGTCAGTTGCTTTACACTTACTTCCACTTTGCTTCTTCTGAAGCGTTGACCAACGCCATGCTTCGCAACAAGTCGGTATGTTTGGCTTACGAAACTGTTGAGTTGCCCGACCGTTCACTGCCGTTGCTGGTTCCGATGTCGGAAGTAGCCGGACGTATGTCGGTTCAGGAAGGTGCCAAGTACCTCGAAAAAACCTACGGTGGACGCGGAATGCTGTTGGGTGGTGTTCCCGGAGTACATCCTGCCAAAGTGTTGATCATTGGTGGTGGTATTGTAGGTACCGAAGCTGCTAAGATGGCTGCTGGCCTGGGTGCCGACGTAACCATTATGGACGTAAGCCTGAAGCGCATGCGTTACCTCGACGATATCATGCCAGCTAACGTGAAGACAATGATGTCGAACGAATTCAACATCCGTAAGATGGTTGAAGATCACGACCTGATTGTTGGTGCGGTATTGATTCCGGGTGCAAAAGCTCCGAACCTGATTACCCGCGACATGCTGAAAACCATGAAGCCGGGCACGGTGTTGGTTGACGTAGCTATCGACCAGGGTGGTTGTATCGAGACAACCCGTCCGACAACACACGATGATCCGACTTTCGTGATCGACGATGTGATTCACTATTCAGTAGCCAACATGCCGGGTGCTGTACCGCGTACTTCTACGCTGGCATTGACCAACGCTACGTTGCCTCACGCCATCGATTTGGCAGAGAAGGGATGGAAGCAAGCTTGCCGCGAAGACAATTCTTTGAAGAAAGGTCTGAACGTAGTAGACGGAAAAGTAGTATACAAAGGTGTTGCCGAAGCATTCGGACTTACTTATTACGATGTAGACAGCGTACTGTAA